A portion of the Citrobacter rodentium NBRC 105723 = DSM 16636 genome contains these proteins:
- a CDS encoding LysR family transcriptional regulator: MNIELRHLRYFVAVAEELHFGRAAARLNISQPPLSQQIQLLEQQVGARLLARTNRSVALTAAGKQFLADSRQILGLVNEAAARAERLHQGEAGELRIGFTSSAPFIRAVSDTLSLFRQHYPDVHLQTREMNTREQLAPLGEGALDLGLLRNTPLPDTLHHEVILREPLMAMIPSACALAQKPVVTLAELAKEPFVFFDPHVGTGLYDDILGLMRRYNLSPVITQEVGEAMTIIGLVAAGLGVSILPASFNKVQLHEMRWVPLAEEDAVSEMWLVWSGHHEQSQAAIRFLQQLIRTVRNT, translated from the coding sequence ATGAATATCGAGTTGCGCCATTTGCGTTACTTTGTCGCCGTTGCCGAAGAGTTGCATTTTGGCCGAGCCGCCGCGCGCCTGAACATTTCACAGCCGCCCTTAAGCCAACAAATTCAGCTGCTTGAGCAACAGGTTGGCGCGCGTCTGCTGGCGCGAACCAATCGCAGCGTGGCGCTGACCGCCGCCGGAAAGCAATTTCTCGCCGACAGCCGCCAGATCCTGGGACTGGTAAACGAAGCCGCCGCGCGTGCCGAACGGCTTCACCAGGGGGAGGCGGGGGAACTGCGCATCGGTTTTACCTCCTCAGCGCCGTTTATCCGCGCCGTCTCTGATACTTTGTCATTGTTTCGTCAGCACTACCCTGACGTGCATCTCCAGACCCGTGAGATGAATACCCGCGAGCAGCTCGCGCCGCTGGGCGAAGGGGCGCTGGATCTCGGGCTGCTGCGCAATACGCCGTTGCCGGATACCCTGCATCATGAGGTGATTCTTCGCGAGCCGCTGATGGCGATGATCCCGAGCGCCTGTGCGCTCGCGCAAAAGCCGGTGGTGACGCTGGCGGAACTGGCGAAAGAGCCTTTCGTGTTTTTTGATCCGCACGTCGGCACCGGGCTGTATGACGATATTCTTGGCCTGATGCGCCGCTATAATCTGTCGCCGGTGATTACCCAGGAAGTTGGCGAAGCGATGACCATTATCGGGCTGGTCGCCGCCGGTCTGGGGGTGTCGATCCTGCCGGCGTCGTTTAATAAAGTTCAGCTTCACGAAATGCGCTGGGTGCCGCTTGCGGAGGAGGATGCGGTTTCCGAAATGTGGCTGGTGTGGTCCGGACATCATGAACAAAGCCAGGCGGCGATACGTTTTCTCCAGCAGCTGATTCGAACTGTCAGGAATACTTAA
- the mlc gene encoding sugar metabolism global transcriptional regulator Mlc encodes MVADSQPGHIDQIKQTNAGAVYRLIDQLGPVSRIDLSRLAQLAPASITKIVREMLEAHLVQELEIKEAGSRGRPAVGLVVETEAWHYLSIRISRGEIFLALRDLSSKLVVEECLDLPLSDENPLLTRIITLVDQFFIRHQQQLERLTSIAITLPGIIDTENGIVHRMPFYDDVKEMPLGEALEQHTGVPVYIQHDISAWTMAEALFGASRGARDVIQVVIDHNVGAGVITDGHLLHAGSSSLVEIGHTQVDPYGKRCYCGNHGCLETIASVESVLELVQLRLGQSMSSALHGQPLTVDSLCQAAIEGDLLAKDIISGVGTHVGRILAIMVNLFNPQKILIGSPLNKAADVLFPAIADSIRQQALPAYSQNMVVESTQFSNQGTMAGAALVKDAMYNGSLLIRLLQG; translated from the coding sequence GTGGTTGCTGATAGTCAGCCTGGGCACATCGATCAAATAAAGCAGACCAATGCGGGCGCGGTATATCGCCTGATTGATCAACTGGGGCCGGTATCGCGAATCGATCTTTCTCGTCTCGCCCAGCTCGCGCCAGCCAGTATCACGAAAATTGTCCGCGAAATGCTTGAAGCGCATCTGGTACAGGAACTGGAAATTAAAGAGGCAGGCAGCCGCGGACGCCCCGCAGTGGGGCTGGTGGTTGAAACCGAAGCCTGGCACTATTTATCCATTCGTATCAGCCGGGGCGAAATCTTCCTCGCCCTGCGCGATCTCAGCAGTAAGCTGGTGGTTGAGGAGTGTCTGGATCTCCCGCTCAGCGACGAAAATCCGCTGCTGACGCGCATTATTACGCTTGTCGATCAATTCTTTATCCGCCATCAGCAGCAGCTTGAACGGCTGACCTCCATTGCCATTACCCTGCCTGGCATTATTGATACGGAAAACGGCATTGTGCATCGCATGCCGTTTTATGACGATGTTAAAGAGATGCCGCTCGGCGAGGCGCTTGAGCAGCACACCGGCGTGCCGGTTTATATTCAGCATGATATCAGCGCCTGGACGATGGCGGAGGCGCTGTTTGGCGCTTCCCGCGGCGCGCGCGATGTGATTCAGGTGGTGATCGACCATAACGTCGGCGCTGGCGTGATTACCGACGGACATCTGCTGCATGCGGGCAGCAGCAGCCTGGTGGAGATTGGCCACACTCAGGTCGATCCCTACGGCAAGCGCTGCTACTGCGGCAATCATGGCTGCCTGGAAACCATTGCCAGCGTGGAGAGCGTGCTGGAACTGGTGCAGCTGCGGCTGGGGCAGTCGATGAGTTCAGCGCTTCACGGGCAGCCGCTGACCGTCGATTCGTTGTGTCAGGCCGCAATAGAGGGCGACCTGCTGGCGAAAGATATTATCAGCGGCGTCGGCACCCACGTCGGGCGGATTCTGGCAATAATGGTTAATTTATTTAACCCGCAAAAGATCCTGATTGGCTCGCCGCTTAATAAAGCGGCCGACGTACTGTTTCCGGCGATAGCGGACAGTATTCGCCAGCAGGCGCTACCGGCCTACAGCCAAAATATGGTGGTGGAGAGCACTCAGTTTTCCAATCAGGGGACGATGGCGGGCGCGGCGCTGGTAAAAGATGCGATGTATAACGGTTCTTTGTTGATTCGTCTATTACAAGGTTAA